The following are encoded together in the Clostridium sp. BJN0013 genome:
- a CDS encoding uracil-DNA glycosylase family protein: MANYRTQIQVDGGTMETLQDILPQGNELNILFVGKVPTPFSVKEGHYFQGRQGKMFWNKLQKYDILHIPSGSKEDEQLLNYGYGIVDITKIPKKYGVEPSADEYRKGAEKISSIIGLYKPKVIVFIYKRVLDRLLDCAFNMNTISQYGFNRNLERVLGSKIFVFPMPGTPCKKDDADKYMMQLKKLISGD; encoded by the coding sequence ATGGCTAATTATAGGACACAAATACAAGTTGACGGTGGAACTATGGAAACACTTCAGGATATTTTACCCCAGGGTAATGAATTGAACATATTGTTTGTAGGTAAAGTACCTACACCTTTCAGTGTTAAAGAAGGACATTATTTTCAGGGCAGGCAGGGTAAGATGTTCTGGAATAAACTTCAAAAATATGATATTTTACACATACCATCAGGAAGCAAGGAGGATGAACAGCTGTTAAACTATGGATATGGAATTGTGGATATTACAAAAATTCCAAAAAAATATGGGGTGGAGCCTTCGGCAGATGAGTATAGGAAGGGAGCTGAAAAGATATCCAGTATCATTGGGTTATACAAGCCTAAGGTAATTGTCTTTATTTATAAAAGGGTGTTAGATAGGCTGTTGGATTGTGCCTTCAATATGAATACAATATCTCAGTATGGTTTTAATAGAAATTTAGAACGTGTACTTGGATCAAAAATCTTTGTATTTCCAATGCCGGGAACTCCCTGTAAAAAAGACGATGCAGACAAGTATATGATGCAGCTTAAAAAGCTGATTTCTGGCGATTAG
- a CDS encoding response regulator transcription factor yields MFRILIAEDNAELRHLFSRVLSRNGYEPLEAVDGAQALEILDHETVDLIISDIMMPKVDGFELTALLREAGYTLPILMITAAGSFNDIKKGFSSGTDDYMVKPVNVEEMVIRVGALLRRAQMINDRKQTIGGTVLDYDAMTVTFDATSFTLPQKEFQLLYKLLSDLGHIFTRQQLMDDIWGIDSYTDPHTVEVHIGRLRDKLRDNRDFEIVTMRGVGYKAVKRK; encoded by the coding sequence ATGTTTAGAATACTGATTGCAGAAGATAATGCGGAGCTTAGACATTTGTTTAGCCGTGTTCTGAGCAGAAATGGGTATGAGCCGTTGGAGGCGGTTGACGGTGCGCAGGCGCTGGAAATTCTTGATCATGAAACCGTTGATTTAATTATCTCTGATATTATGATGCCAAAAGTAGACGGTTTTGAGCTGACAGCTTTGCTTCGGGAGGCTGGATATACACTTCCGATATTGATGATTACAGCTGCGGGTTCTTTTAATGATATTAAAAAAGGTTTTTCGTCCGGTACCGATGATTATATGGTAAAACCGGTCAATGTAGAGGAAATGGTAATCAGAGTAGGTGCTTTGCTGCGCCGTGCTCAGATGATTAATGACAGAAAGCAAACCATTGGAGGGACCGTTTTGGATTATGATGCCATGACTGTAACCTTTGACGCCACGAGCTTTACACTTCCTCAGAAGGAATTTCAGCTTTTATATAAACTGCTCTCTGATCTCGGGCATATTTTTACCCGCCAACAGCTAATGGATGATATATGGGGTATTGATAGCTATACCGATCCACATACTGTGGAAGTCCATATCGGCCGGCTGCGGGATAAACTTCGGGACAATCGGGATTTTGAAATCGTGACTATGCGTGGAGTCGGATATAAGGCGGTGAAGCGTAAGTGA
- a CDS encoding CDP-alcohol phosphatidyltransferase family protein, whose translation MLLIPLFCIIYIGADSIIDYYVAAGIVIISAVTDFLDGKIARRFYMITEFEKIIDPMADKLTHCL comes from the coding sequence ATTTTGTTAATACCGTTGTTCTGTATAATTTATATAGGAGCCGATTCCATAATAGACTATTATGTGGCAGCGGGAATTGTAATAATCTCGGCAGTAACAGATTTTCTGGATGGTAAAATAGCCAGAAGATTTTATATGATAACGGAATTTGAAAAGATCATAGATCCTATGGCAGATAAGCTGACTCACTGTCTATAG
- a CDS encoding SIMPL domain-containing protein (The SIMPL domain is named for its presence in mouse protein SIMPL (signalling molecule that associates with mouse pelle-like kinase). Bacterial member BP26, from Brucella, was shown to assemble into a channel-like structure, while YggE from E. coli has been associated with resistance to oxidative stress.): MNLESQHCNYDKTMELAAIAKTQINPQLNVQFSVKDKTVASQKLLINVVENAKLKAKTLAKASGVILGDLISIDYN; the protein is encoded by the coding sequence ATGAACCTTGAATCACAGCATTGTAATTATGATAAGACAATGGAACTTGCTGCTATTGCAAAAACACAAATAAATCCACAGCTGAATGTACAGTTTTCTGTTAAGGACAAGACTGTTGCTAGTCAGAAACTTTTGATAAATGTAGTTGAAAATGCAAAACTCAAAGCGAAAACTTTAGCAAAGGCATCAGGGGTTATTCTTGGAGACTTGATTAGCATTGATTACAATTAG
- a CDS encoding SDR family NAD(P)-dependent oxidoreductase, with product MKNILVTGGSGFIGSNLCDRLLSLGYKLINIDNFNDYYASEIKEKNIEMALKNDNYTLYRGDILDKDLINRIFAENDIELVIHLAAMAGVRNSLKDPLEYVDIDIKGTVNLLQICAERGVKKFIEASSSSVYGVNSKLPFSENDSVDLQISPYAAAKRAAELFCSTYTRLYGISTACLRFFTVYGPRQRPEMAIHIFTKNIDEGKPINMFGDGSSERDYTYIDDIVDGITSLIDRNFEFEIFNLGNSETISLYDLIKIIENVVGKKAIINRMDIQKGDAPVTYADISKAKKFIGYNPKLI from the coding sequence ATGAAAAACATATTGGTTACAGGCGGTTCGGGATTTATAGGTTCCAATTTGTGTGATAGGTTGTTGAGTTTAGGATACAAACTGATAAATATAGATAATTTTAATGATTATTATGCTTCTGAAATAAAGGAAAAAAACATTGAGATGGCATTGAAAAATGATAACTATACACTATATAGAGGTGACATACTTGACAAGGATTTGATAAATAGAATATTTGCTGAAAATGATATAGAACTGGTCATACACCTGGCTGCCATGGCAGGTGTCCGGAATTCCCTGAAAGATCCTCTTGAATATGTGGATATAGATATTAAAGGCACTGTAAATTTACTTCAAATATGTGCTGAAAGAGGAGTAAAAAAATTTATTGAAGCCTCTTCTTCATCTGTATACGGGGTTAATTCAAAACTTCCCTTTTCAGAGAATGACAGTGTAGATCTTCAGATTTCACCTTATGCTGCTGCAAAAAGAGCTGCGGAATTGTTTTGTTCAACCTATACAAGATTATATGGAATAAGTACGGCCTGCTTGAGATTCTTTACCGTTTACGGGCCAAGGCAGAGGCCGGAAATGGCAATACATATATTCACAAAAAATATAGATGAAGGCAAACCGATAAATATGTTTGGTGATGGTTCGAGTGAAAGGGATTACACTTATATAGACGACATAGTGGATGGAATAACTTCTTTGATAGACAGAAATTTTGAATTTGAAATATTTAATCTTGGTAACAGTGAAACCATCTCTCTTTATGATTTAATAAAAATCATAGAGAATGTTGTAGGTAAAAAGGCCATTATCAATAGAATGGATATACAAAAAGGTGATGCACCCGTTACTTATGCGGATATAAGCAAGGCAAAAAAATTCATTGGATATAATCCAAAGTTAATATAA
- a CDS encoding ATP-binding protein → MKKRPLKSMRLYFSIMVVSVVIITIILAGLITFFFDRMKITWLSNLNPMLQIALYCTFLGILIAAIFNKSIITPIKKLSNASREVAKGDFTVNPDCKSNLNEMKELFENFRIMVAELGATETLRNDFVSNVSHEIKTPINAIEGYATLLQDKNQAEAEKDEYVSKIIYNTKRLSNLVGNILMLSKVESQNIPLKKNLYALDEQIRQSIVSLESKWLEKEIEFDVELNSIKYTGLEMLMYHVWSNLLDNAIKFTPRQGLISIKLKDSGNQVVCSISDTGTGMTEEIKAHIFDKFYQGDTSHQSEGNGLGLALVKQIVDISKGAIEVTSTVGKGSRFTITLPNPSSNNIL, encoded by the coding sequence GTGAAGAAAAGACCTTTAAAATCCATGAGGCTATATTTTTCAATTATGGTCGTTTCCGTTGTTATAATAACAATTATTCTTGCAGGTCTGATAACTTTTTTCTTTGACCGGATGAAAATAACATGGCTGAGCAATCTGAATCCAATGCTGCAGATAGCCTTATATTGTACATTTTTAGGAATTTTGATTGCTGCCATATTTAATAAAAGCATTATTACCCCTATAAAGAAACTGAGTAATGCATCCCGTGAGGTTGCCAAGGGTGATTTTACAGTTAACCCTGATTGTAAATCAAATCTGAATGAGATGAAAGAGTTGTTTGAGAATTTTAGAATTATGGTTGCTGAACTGGGTGCTACAGAAACTCTTCGCAACGACTTTGTATCTAATGTTTCCCATGAGATTAAAACACCAATCAATGCAATTGAGGGCTATGCCACTTTGCTGCAGGACAAAAATCAAGCTGAAGCAGAAAAAGATGAATATGTATCAAAAATTATCTATAATACAAAACGACTGTCCAACCTGGTGGGAAACATTCTGATGCTTTCCAAAGTGGAGAGTCAGAATATTCCCTTAAAAAAAAACCTGTATGCACTTGATGAGCAAATCAGACAATCTATTGTCTCCTTGGAATCTAAATGGCTGGAAAAGGAGATTGAATTTGATGTGGAGCTTAACAGTATCAAATATACAGGGTTGGAAATGTTAATGTACCATGTATGGTCTAACCTGCTGGACAATGCAATTAAATTCACACCCAGACAAGGGCTCATTTCTATTAAATTAAAAGATAGCGGCAATCAGGTAGTCTGTTCGATCTCGGATACTGGTACAGGTATGACTGAAGAAATCAAAGCGCATATATTTGATAAATTCTATCAGGGTGATACCTCTCACCAGTCCGAAGGGAATGGGCTTGGGCTGGCACTAGTAAAGCAGATTGTGGATATTAGTAAGGGGGCCATAGAAGTGACTAGTACAGTTGGCAAAGGTTCGAGATTTACAATTACGTTGCCTAATCCTTCATCAAATAACATTTTGTGA
- a CDS encoding DegV family protein, with the protein MEEIDNKTYDIFYHVSNGGAICTTSAVNLLEYKSFFEQFVNKYDAVIHINIGSGFSSC; encoded by the coding sequence ATGGAAGAAATAGATAACAAAACATATGATATTTTTTATCATGTAAGTAATGGAGGAGCGATTTGCACCACTTCGGCGGTTAATCTTCTTGAATATAAATCGTTTTTTGAGCAGTTTGTAAATAAGTATGATGCAGTAATCCATATAAATATCGGCAGCGGATTTTCAAGTTGTTAG
- a CDS encoding glycosyltransferase, protein MEINIFKSIFVFFLLSLLNTVWYLLLPGDKFHEDNCFFRERKWEEKGLFYQRVFKVKQWKDILPELGDFLPVTFKKKKIVSFDKEYVKQFIAETCRAEICHWSIIFTVFLYFLYQANWINTVMLVVAVLINIPFIIIQRYNRPRMAAMMKRQDRNSNKIEKCKVQHMPSMHTGKILFISADNTGNGHKSITEALRHQIKKLDATKHLEVVDGFSMGNYFFRVLSNLYSPIAVNAPLIWGWLYRLSNHMVNAINVMCSRIIKKKLLQLLEELKPDIIISVHAFFTGSVTRILEKNHMEIPVISFVADLDNVSNLWADSRAKYILCPTKEAEDKMKSLGISSERLRVVGFPVREEFCSDIPDIDIEAKDSANGSISVLFISGSQGSRQVLKMAKKLLENGKCNVTIIAGKNEVLRKQLEKELAEYSEEQVSIIGFTKEIKEYMAKADILILRASPNVLMEAVNLCKPIIIIGALKGQEEKNPEFIEKYQLGCICENYKKISSVIQELYAFNQEKIVSLKNNMVRFRNPEAAYNIAVFIIQQCNQQIKEYRNTKEIKSNRVIHDMISQ, encoded by the coding sequence ATGGAGATAAATATTTTTAAAAGTATATTTGTATTTTTTTTATTATCCTTATTAAATACTGTGTGGTATCTTCTTTTACCGGGGGACAAATTTCATGAGGATAACTGTTTTTTCCGGGAAAGAAAATGGGAAGAGAAAGGACTGTTTTATCAAAGGGTTTTTAAGGTAAAGCAATGGAAAGACATATTGCCTGAGCTGGGGGATTTTCTTCCGGTAACGTTTAAAAAGAAAAAAATAGTCTCTTTTGACAAAGAGTATGTTAAGCAGTTTATTGCAGAAACCTGCAGAGCTGAAATATGCCATTGGAGTATTATATTTACAGTGTTTTTGTACTTTCTATATCAAGCAAATTGGATAAATACCGTAATGTTGGTAGTGGCAGTCTTGATAAATATTCCATTTATTATAATACAAAGGTACAACCGTCCAAGGATGGCTGCAATGATGAAAAGGCAGGACAGAAACAGTAATAAAATAGAAAAGTGCAAAGTTCAGCATATGCCCTCCATGCACACCGGCAAAATATTATTTATCTCAGCTGATAATACCGGAAATGGGCATAAAAGTATTACAGAGGCCTTGAGGCATCAAATAAAGAAGCTGGATGCCACGAAGCATTTGGAAGTAGTAGATGGATTTTCAATGGGGAATTATTTCTTTCGGGTCTTGAGTAATTTATATAGCCCTATAGCCGTAAATGCTCCCCTTATATGGGGATGGCTATATAGGCTGTCTAATCACATGGTAAATGCTATTAATGTAATGTGTTCCCGGATCATTAAGAAGAAGCTGCTTCAGTTGCTGGAGGAGCTAAAGCCTGACATTATCATTTCAGTTCATGCGTTTTTTACCGGCTCTGTAACAAGAATTTTAGAAAAAAACCACATGGAAATTCCCGTTATTTCATTTGTTGCAGATCTTGACAATGTTTCGAACTTATGGGCAGACTCAAGAGCAAAGTATATACTTTGCCCTACTAAGGAAGCAGAAGACAAAATGAAATCCTTGGGAATATCTTCAGAAAGATTAAGGGTAGTGGGTTTTCCGGTAAGGGAAGAATTTTGCAGTGATATACCGGATATTGATATAGAAGCAAAAGATTCGGCTAATGGCAGTATATCTGTGCTTTTTATAAGTGGAAGCCAAGGGTCCAGGCAAGTACTTAAAATGGCGAAGAAACTTCTGGAAAATGGTAAGTGCAATGTTACAATTATTGCCGGAAAGAATGAAGTTCTTAGAAAACAACTGGAAAAAGAATTAGCAGAATATTCGGAGGAGCAGGTCAGTATAATTGGTTTCACGAAAGAAATAAAAGAGTATATGGCAAAAGCCGATATTCTTATCTTACGAGCTAGCCCGAATGTTTTAATGGAAGCTGTTAATTTATGCAAACCAATTATTATAATTGGTGCGTTAAAGGGGCAGGAAGAAAAAAATCCGGAGTTTATAGAAAAGTATCAATTAGGCTGTATTTGTGAAAATTATAAAAAAATATCAAGTGTGATACAAGAATTATATGCATTTAATCAAGAAAAGATAGTATCTCTTAAGAATAATATGGTTCGCTTTCGAAATCCTGAAGCAGCATATAATATAGCAGTATTTATAATTCAGCAATGTAATCAGCAAATCAAGGAGTATCGAAATACAAAGGAAATAAAATCAAATCGAGTAATTCATGATATGATTTCTCAATAA
- a CDS encoding zinc-binding dehydrogenase yields the protein MDKLNSRNITINKLENNEKKSTIKALIYHGIRNVKLEEKELPICGPDDVIVRNVRAGICGTDITGYLHGGEKVQINPGREFGHEMVGYIYEKGENVKDVEVGTRVFVEPSKCTPNQYEADMAGAFSQYVRVQNAKIGYNLYILPDNLSYDDAVLIEPFSVATHGKNTAKAKPNENILIIGAGTIGLCALCSLAAQGNKKIVVLDIDDTRLKAVQKLGGIGFSSLKGPESTIKFLENYFGILKNTNHRISYENGKMTVTENSVINIDVVIDCAGIKGFVDEFMKHAKQHSRYTCIALHKQPVTISFHELMSTQCALMGSRGFSPNDIEEVISNLAEKKSKAPEIITHKFPLENAEKAFEIAADPTCAIKVVLDLE from the coding sequence ATGGACAAATTAAATAGCAGAAATATAACTATAAACAAATTAGAGAACAATGAAAAGAAATCTACTATAAAGGCATTGATTTATCATGGAATCAGAAATGTAAAACTGGAGGAAAAAGAACTTCCCATCTGTGGTCCCGATGATGTAATCGTAAGGAATGTGAGAGCAGGTATTTGTGGAACAGATATTACAGGGTACCTTCATGGAGGAGAAAAGGTGCAAATCAATCCAGGCCGTGAATTCGGGCATGAAATGGTTGGATATATATATGAAAAAGGTGAAAATGTGAAAGATGTGGAAGTTGGCACAAGAGTGTTTGTAGAACCTTCAAAATGCACACCTAATCAATATGAAGCAGACATGGCAGGCGCATTTTCCCAGTATGTAAGAGTTCAAAATGCAAAAATTGGTTATAACCTTTATATTCTGCCAGATAATCTCTCTTACGATGATGCCGTCTTAATTGAACCTTTCAGCGTGGCTACCCACGGAAAAAATACAGCAAAGGCAAAACCTAATGAAAACATACTGATTATCGGTGCAGGGACAATTGGCTTATGTGCACTATGTAGCCTTGCCGCACAGGGAAACAAAAAAATTGTCGTGCTGGACATAGACGACACAAGACTTAAAGCTGTCCAAAAACTGGGTGGAATTGGCTTTAGCTCACTGAAAGGTCCGGAGAGCACAATAAAATTCCTTGAAAACTATTTTGGCATTCTTAAAAATACAAATCACCGTATCAGTTATGAAAATGGTAAAATGACGGTTACAGAAAATTCAGTAATAAATATAGACGTTGTTATTGACTGTGCAGGAATCAAAGGCTTTGTGGATGAATTCATGAAACATGCAAAACAGCATTCCAGGTATACCTGCATAGCACTGCATAAGCAGCCCGTTACCATCAGCTTTCATGAATTGATGAGTACACAGTGCGCATTAATGGGTTCCCGTGGTTTTTCACCTAATGACATTGAAGAAGTAATATCCAATTTGGCTGAAAAGAAGTCAAAAGCACCAGAGATCATCACTCATAAATTCCCTCTGGAAAATGCTGAAAAAGCTTTTGAAATTGCAGCAGATCCTACCTGTGCTATTAAGGTTGTGTTGGATTTGGAATAA
- a CDS encoding UDP binding domain-containing protein — MISKIKNRFNNDLHGKKIALWGLSFKPETDDLRESPALYIGKRLIEEGAEVNVYDPIAMGNCQKFYSEIQFNYCKNEYEACKNAEAVVLATEWNQFRSMNLNKIKSNMKGALFLDFRNVYELQEMKKIGFDYEGVGRK, encoded by the coding sequence ATGATTAGCAAGATAAAGAATAGATTTAACAATGATTTACATGGGAAAAAGATAGCACTTTGGGGATTGTCATTCAAGCCGGAAACAGATGATTTAAGAGAATCACCGGCTCTTTACATAGGTAAAAGGTTGATTGAAGAAGGGGCAGAAGTTAATGTATATGATCCAATAGCTATGGGTAACTGTCAGAAATTTTATTCTGAAATTCAATTTAATTATTGCAAGAATGAATATGAAGCTTGTAAAAATGCGGAGGCAGTTGTCTTAGCTACCGAATGGAATCAATTTAGAAGCATGAATTTAAATAAAATTAAAAGTAATATGAAAGGTGCCTTGTTTCTGGATTTTAGGAATGTATATGAACTACAGGAAATGAAAAAGATTGGCTTTGATTATGAAGGAGTTGGCAGAAAATGA
- a CDS encoding phosphatase PAP2 family protein, translating to MKRLRNFIKTHRHFYWVLVLIPILIWFKYLEVTLVPKYMIYSPLDDLIPMVPALIIPYLLWFPYIAYGIIYTGIYSKRDFYRLLIFLAGGMSTAYIIYMIYPNGQELRPAVLGHDPFSFMVRLVYKTDTPTNICPSVHVINSIAVHSALCHSKAFERVKYGKQKSSILMVLICLSTVMIKQHSIVDVAAGIMVSVLFNILLYHIIESKEKRKEYALFHCAEED from the coding sequence TTGAAACGCTTGAGGAACTTTATAAAAACCCATAGACATTTCTATTGGGTACTTGTGTTGATACCGATCTTAATCTGGTTTAAATATTTGGAGGTAACTTTAGTACCGAAGTATATGATATATAGTCCGCTGGATGATCTTATTCCTATGGTACCTGCATTGATTATCCCTTATTTGCTGTGGTTTCCCTATATAGCTTATGGTATTATTTATACCGGAATTTATTCTAAAAGGGACTTTTATCGGTTGCTTATCTTTTTAGCAGGGGGAATGAGTACCGCTTATATTATCTATATGATTTACCCGAATGGTCAGGAGTTAAGGCCTGCTGTTTTGGGACATGATCCGTTTTCTTTTATGGTAAGACTCGTTTATAAAACGGATACTCCAACCAATATCTGCCCAAGTGTTCATGTAATCAACTCCATTGCGGTGCATTCAGCCCTATGTCACTCAAAGGCATTTGAGAGGGTAAAATACGGAAAACAAAAATCGAGCATATTAATGGTATTGATTTGCCTGTCAACAGTTATGATTAAGCAGCATTCCATAGTAGATGTAGCCGCAGGGATTATGGTGAGTGTACTTTTTAATATATTGCTTTATCATATAATTGAATCTAAGGAGAAAAGGAAAGAATACGCCTTATTCCATTGTGCAGAGGAGGATTAG
- a CDS encoding glycosyltransferase family 4 protein: MKVAIFTDTFLPQINGVTNTLNKLIEYYEANNIEYLIFAPDNDIEKNESYNVQRFFSIKFFLYPECRIAFPNTFKVNASLSSFKPDIIQLMTEFNMGMTGLKYGKKHGIPTVSNYTTNFCQYLNYYNLDFLNNSIWAYMRWFHNQNNLTLCPSEEIKLYLKKEGIANTDIFSRGIDSKKFNPELRSEDLRRQLGINNKLVFLYVGRVSPEKDLDILIDAYRQVYNKYRDKIVLIITGEGPYLDKCKNNFPKDTIFTGFKKGKELAQIYASSDIFVFPSSTETFGNVVLEAMASGIPVIGADAGGVKNIIDHRINGLKFKARNVNELIGLMVELIEDENLRNTLRTNARDTGLKRSWNKVFSRLMDTYNDILLNKKNGVISA; the protein is encoded by the coding sequence GTGAAAGTAGCTATTTTTACAGATACTTTTTTACCCCAGATAAATGGAGTTACCAACACTTTAAATAAACTTATAGAATATTATGAAGCAAATAATATTGAATATTTAATATTTGCACCTGATAACGATATAGAGAAAAACGAAAGTTATAATGTTCAAAGATTTTTTAGTATAAAATTTTTTCTCTATCCGGAATGCAGAATAGCTTTTCCTAACACTTTCAAAGTAAATGCCTCACTATCTAGTTTTAAGCCAGATATAATACAGCTCATGACCGAATTCAACATGGGAATGACCGGATTAAAGTATGGGAAAAAACATGGGATACCTACTGTATCTAATTATACAACTAATTTTTGTCAGTATTTAAATTATTATAATTTAGACTTTTTAAATAATTCCATATGGGCTTATATGAGATGGTTTCACAATCAAAATAATTTGACATTATGTCCGTCGGAAGAAATAAAATTGTATCTTAAAAAGGAAGGAATAGCAAATACAGATATTTTTTCAAGAGGCATAGATTCTAAAAAGTTTAATCCTGAATTGAGGAGTGAGGATCTAAGAAGACAGCTTGGTATCAATAATAAATTGGTATTTTTATATGTAGGCAGGGTTTCACCCGAGAAGGACTTAGATATTTTAATTGATGCTTACAGACAAGTCTACAATAAATATAGAGACAAGATAGTTCTTATTATAACAGGAGAAGGTCCATACCTGGATAAATGTAAAAATAATTTTCCCAAAGATACTATATTTACGGGATTTAAGAAAGGAAAAGAATTAGCACAAATTTATGCATCCAGTGACATATTTGTGTTTCCTTCTTCAACAGAGACCTTTGGAAATGTAGTACTTGAGGCTATGGCCTCTGGTATCCCTGTTATAGGTGCTGACGCAGGGGGAGTTAAAAATATTATTGACCACAGAATTAATGGCCTTAAGTTCAAAGCAAGGAATGTCAATGAGCTAATTGGTTTAATGGTAGAGTTAATTGAAGATGAAAACTTGAGAAACACGTTAAGGACAAATGCCAGAGATACTGGACTGAAAAGATCCTGGAATAAGGTTTTTAGCAGACTTATGGATACCTATAATGATATTTTACTTAATAAAAAGAATGGTGTTATCAGTGCTTAA
- a CDS encoding DegV family protein: MSTGQGHVVIEAAIKAAEDYPTDCILECLAYMTKGGRCSAVMALGVNLLKLKPCIGVENGKMRVGKKYRGTLKRCLMQYVDDKLQNSNKIVSRRVFITHTTINLEIADAVKDAVSQKAIFDKVYETNAGYTVSSHCGQNTLGVLFIEK; this comes from the coding sequence TTGTCAACCGGCCAAGGGCATGTTGTTATTGAAGCGGCAATAAAAGCTGCCGAAGACTATCCTACCGACTGTATATTGGAATGTCTGGCTTACATGACAAAAGGCGGCCGATGCTCAGCTGTTATGGCATTGGGTGTCAATCTATTGAAGCTTAAACCCTGTATTGGAGTGGAAAATGGGAAAATGCGAGTTGGAAAAAAATACCGTGGTACGTTAAAAAGGTGCCTGATGCAATATGTTGATGATAAGCTGCAAAATTCAAACAAAATTGTCTCCCGAAGGGTTTTTATTACGCATACAACTATAAATCTGGAAATAGCAGATGCCGTTAAAGATGCTGTCAGTCAAAAGGCAATTTTTGATAAGGTATATGAAACAAATGCAGGATATACTGTTTCAAGCCATTGCGGTCAGAATACATTAGGCGTCTTGTTCATTGAAAAATAA